One window from the genome of Micromonospora aurantiaca ATCC 27029 encodes:
- a CDS encoding transposase, whose product MRAADTVPRHSRGFDVVKKVNGRKRHIVVDTMGLLLAVMITGAHVNDRTIARDLLWRTRLFHPRLRPLWADGGYIGTLSTWARHALDLTVHLVHKLPGQHTFVVLPRRWVVERTFAWISKKRRCVRDYEHLPTSHAAFVTWAMIHVMLTRLARHTKPAQATHT is encoded by the coding sequence GTGCGCGCCGCGGACACCGTGCCCCGACACAGCCGCGGTTTCGACGTCGTGAAAAAGGTCAACGGCCGTAAACGCCACATCGTCGTGGACACCATGGGCCTACTCCTGGCCGTCATGATCACCGGCGCGCACGTCAACGACCGCACCATCGCCCGTGACCTGCTCTGGCGCACCCGGCTGTTCCACCCCCGCCTACGCCCGCTCTGGGCAGACGGCGGCTACATCGGCACCCTAAGCACCTGGGCCCGCCACGCCCTCGACCTCACCGTGCACCTGGTCCACAAACTCCCCGGACAACACACCTTCGTCGTGCTGCCCCGCCGCTGGGTCGTCGAACGCACCTTCGCCTGGATCAGCAAGAAACGCCGCTGCGTCCGCGACTACGAACACCTACCCACAAGCCACGCCGCCTTCGTTACCTGGGCCATGATCCACGTCATGCTCACCCGCCTGGCCCGACACACGAAACCGGCCCAGGCAACCCACACCTGA
- a CDS encoding DEAD/DEAH box helicase, translating into MIEQLWAPEPALAQEVKTLFDSTIESYRVKPDLLTEHANHEESIRVGGYANRTLLELVQNAADAMAGNTDSDENTGRVEIVLDSVGGALYCANGGRPFSKRGLTAITHAHLSGKRGDEIGRFGLGFKSVLAVSNTPQVFSRSVSFEFNSPEARSAIAEVGSGAKRYPALRTATTIDAMAAFGHDPVLRGLAEWAATIVKLPNVSSIPRLRKEIIEFSSHFLLFVGAVREVRLRILGADHFEATHTSRNLGDGLFKIERSGGEYEEWYVEDRMHAPSAEARRQVGEAVSRSEVKVTVAIPKRRGRRYQIGQFWSYFPLKDKTSASALFNAPWSVNDDRTTLLRNDYNREMLVTLAEMFVQMVTRVRTVEDPAAHLDYLPARGQEELSFGDEVLCRQVPHKSIGRELVPDASGRLTRAETLKPLDFTIGVSETVHEAWIISPNTGSDVPHWKCYSLQQRITRLRQLFAAAHGNQLDATENDMKRTLAAMPKRGILSWLREWAEGADPVSAANAFRFVCKQRNIEGVENAKVIPTTGGLRALNDSTAVFLRREEGLEFERSVFVLPGFLSQPGVEALLRQAGFRDLDPLAILTARIAQLPATAGDREYTELWDSVTALPVNVAVKTLEGHSDTVKVPTRDGAWAWASQVIDVDVDVSDVPGVRALDRKRCLPQAAHALGVVRDPVKSYPVEDESRLEDYLGWLLEQVNALQGPGERPVERVELLHGAGPGPFSMLFVLRDASASAQLRAHWTTALLQAGDLTWTCEDVDSGVTYTVHSPVRWAADNAGLVHTTRGYLPPCEVAAPSLVRYERLLPLFRGPSQVADTLELPNELATVPGPVLKKALAEPLFPPGISDDVLVDFTLAVSRIAYPGAHAPTIPAKIGRRTESRPPGAVYLATSDEQEAFLSSRQRPYLRARPEQTSELVEVVGCRRFEDSFAFSIMVEGEQDAVPIVDVFTGLRTTTVARKVENATLTRAVQIIKRVTTEDGVEDQALDWHLDGLNLTARSDADQPRLLSFVNDAFDLRLTSAEREQVLKTGLNHKLEELRQRAKAARDDAERLDIYFGPDDLQEALPTGLWQALEAQELIHDETSVAELFLTVYGSDSIKQLAENFRREGFTDVPTEWAGRSTTISWLRKMGFGPEYAGRRNQRQPQEFVVPGAVKLNELHPFQKKISAQLRDVLTLREASGRHLKAMVELPTGAGKTRVATETVLRLFMEGRLQGPVLWIAQSQELCEQAVQTTSLVWRGLGDERPLTIGRLWEGNDVHEPDTEFSFIVATDAELDVGVIRDPDYDWLRQASAVIIDEGHRAGGSERYTRILNWLGVAGRGWERPLVGLSATPFKGASESATKALVSRFGGRKLEAFEQDNAYRRLAELGVLARVRHRVLPGIHVDLQPDERKDATSLRRLKQSVMDRIGRDQARMSVLVDHILSLDPDWPVLVFTPNVLSAQVLAATLRYRDVTAAAVSGQTGRQERRDIIEKFKNGQIRVLANCDLLIQGFDAPGVRALYIARPTFSPNAYIQMAGRGLRGPKNGGKEECLIVDMADNFGDLTEMLGYREYEALWQEHQP; encoded by the coding sequence GTGATCGAGCAGCTTTGGGCGCCTGAACCAGCGCTGGCGCAGGAAGTGAAGACCCTGTTTGACAGCACTATCGAGTCCTACCGGGTCAAGCCAGACTTACTGACGGAGCACGCCAATCACGAGGAGTCTATCCGAGTCGGCGGATACGCCAATCGGACTCTCCTCGAACTCGTCCAGAACGCCGCAGATGCCATGGCGGGGAACACCGACTCGGACGAGAATACGGGCCGGGTCGAGATCGTCCTGGATTCGGTAGGGGGTGCCCTCTATTGCGCTAACGGCGGACGCCCGTTCTCCAAGAGAGGGCTCACCGCCATCACGCATGCCCACTTGAGCGGCAAACGTGGGGACGAGATCGGGCGATTCGGCCTTGGGTTCAAGTCCGTCTTGGCGGTTTCGAACACGCCGCAGGTCTTCAGCCGTTCCGTGTCGTTCGAGTTCAACTCGCCTGAAGCGCGCTCCGCCATCGCTGAAGTCGGCTCCGGTGCGAAGCGTTACCCTGCGCTGCGTACAGCCACCACGATCGACGCGATGGCAGCGTTCGGCCACGATCCTGTGCTCCGCGGCTTGGCCGAGTGGGCCGCCACCATCGTCAAGCTTCCCAACGTGTCGAGCATTCCTCGCCTTCGCAAGGAGATCATAGAGTTCTCGTCGCACTTCCTTCTGTTTGTCGGGGCCGTCAGGGAGGTGCGCCTCCGGATCCTCGGTGCCGATCATTTCGAGGCGACTCACACCTCCCGTAACCTCGGTGACGGCCTCTTCAAGATCGAGCGCTCCGGCGGCGAGTACGAGGAGTGGTACGTCGAGGACCGGATGCATGCGCCGTCCGCGGAAGCTCGACGCCAGGTCGGCGAGGCGGTCTCGCGATCGGAGGTCAAAGTTACCGTCGCGATCCCTAAGAGGCGCGGCAGACGGTATCAGATTGGCCAATTCTGGTCCTACTTCCCGCTGAAGGACAAGACGTCGGCCTCCGCCCTGTTCAACGCGCCGTGGAGCGTGAACGACGACCGGACGACGTTGCTCCGAAACGATTACAACCGCGAGATGCTCGTAACGCTTGCGGAAATGTTCGTGCAGATGGTGACACGCGTGCGCACGGTGGAGGATCCGGCCGCGCATCTTGATTATCTGCCCGCACGGGGTCAGGAAGAGCTCTCGTTCGGTGACGAGGTCCTCTGCAGGCAGGTCCCTCACAAGTCGATTGGACGGGAACTCGTTCCTGACGCGTCGGGACGCTTGACTCGGGCCGAGACCCTGAAGCCCTTGGACTTCACGATCGGCGTCTCCGAGACTGTTCACGAGGCATGGATCATCTCTCCGAACACTGGATCCGACGTTCCGCACTGGAAGTGCTACAGCTTGCAGCAGCGGATCACACGTCTGCGCCAGCTGTTCGCGGCCGCGCACGGCAATCAGCTGGACGCCACCGAGAACGACATGAAGCGGACGTTGGCGGCCATGCCGAAGCGTGGGATCCTATCTTGGCTGCGGGAGTGGGCGGAGGGGGCCGATCCAGTGTCGGCTGCCAACGCCTTCAGGTTCGTATGCAAGCAGCGCAACATCGAAGGCGTCGAGAACGCCAAAGTGATCCCGACCACCGGCGGCCTGCGAGCGCTGAACGACAGCACGGCGGTCTTCCTGCGCCGGGAGGAGGGCCTCGAATTCGAGAGGTCCGTCTTCGTCCTCCCTGGCTTCCTCTCCCAACCCGGCGTTGAGGCACTGCTGCGGCAGGCGGGGTTCCGAGACCTCGACCCTCTGGCCATTCTCACCGCGCGTATCGCGCAGCTCCCTGCGACCGCCGGCGATCGGGAGTACACGGAGCTCTGGGATTCCGTGACCGCACTGCCCGTCAACGTCGCGGTGAAGACTCTCGAAGGTCACTCGGACACGGTCAAGGTGCCGACGCGTGACGGAGCTTGGGCATGGGCGAGCCAGGTGATCGACGTCGATGTCGACGTGTCCGACGTGCCGGGCGTCAGGGCGTTGGACCGCAAGCGCTGTCTGCCACAGGCGGCCCATGCTCTCGGCGTCGTCCGTGATCCGGTAAAGAGCTACCCCGTCGAGGACGAATCGCGCCTGGAGGACTACCTCGGATGGTTGTTGGAGCAGGTCAACGCGTTACAGGGTCCGGGTGAGCGTCCTGTCGAACGTGTCGAACTGCTCCACGGCGCCGGGCCGGGACCGTTCTCCATGCTGTTCGTCCTGCGAGACGCCAGCGCCTCGGCCCAACTGCGTGCGCACTGGACCACCGCGCTGCTGCAGGCCGGGGATCTCACCTGGACGTGCGAGGACGTCGACTCGGGCGTCACCTACACCGTGCACTCGCCCGTGCGATGGGCGGCAGACAACGCTGGACTCGTCCACACGACCCGTGGCTACCTGCCGCCCTGCGAGGTCGCCGCGCCGTCACTGGTCCGTTACGAGAGACTGCTTCCGCTGTTCCGGGGACCGTCACAGGTCGCCGACACGCTGGAACTGCCGAATGAACTCGCGACGGTGCCCGGTCCTGTACTGAAGAAGGCGCTCGCCGAGCCGCTGTTCCCGCCGGGCATCTCCGACGACGTGCTCGTCGACTTCACCCTCGCCGTGTCACGGATCGCCTATCCCGGTGCGCATGCCCCGACGATCCCCGCCAAGATCGGACGCCGAACCGAGTCAAGGCCCCCCGGTGCGGTGTACCTCGCGACGTCGGACGAGCAGGAGGCGTTCCTCTCCTCGCGTCAGCGTCCCTACCTTCGCGCTCGGCCCGAGCAGACCTCGGAATTGGTAGAGGTGGTCGGATGTCGCCGGTTCGAAGACAGCTTCGCCTTCTCGATCATGGTCGAGGGCGAGCAGGACGCGGTGCCGATCGTCGACGTCTTCACTGGATTGCGCACGACGACCGTAGCGAGGAAGGTCGAAAACGCGACTCTGACCCGAGCAGTCCAGATCATCAAGAGGGTGACCACGGAAGACGGCGTCGAGGACCAGGCTCTGGACTGGCATCTCGACGGGTTGAATCTCACTGCTCGCAGTGATGCCGATCAGCCGCGGCTGCTCTCGTTCGTCAACGACGCGTTCGACCTGCGCTTGACCAGCGCCGAACGTGAGCAGGTCCTCAAGACCGGTCTAAATCACAAACTCGAAGAGCTGCGTCAGCGTGCCAAGGCCGCCCGGGACGACGCCGAACGGCTCGACATCTACTTCGGTCCGGACGACCTGCAGGAGGCGTTGCCGACCGGCTTGTGGCAGGCACTCGAGGCTCAGGAATTGATCCACGACGAAACCTCCGTCGCCGAGCTGTTCCTGACGGTCTACGGCTCGGACTCCATCAAACAGCTCGCGGAGAACTTCCGACGGGAGGGCTTCACCGACGTACCGACCGAGTGGGCGGGCCGTTCTACCACGATCTCCTGGTTGCGCAAGATGGGGTTCGGTCCCGAGTACGCGGGACGCCGGAATCAACGTCAACCCCAGGAGTTCGTCGTCCCCGGTGCGGTGAAGCTCAACGAACTGCACCCCTTCCAAAAAAAGATCAGCGCCCAACTCCGCGACGTCCTCACGCTGCGGGAGGCGAGCGGTCGTCACCTCAAGGCGATGGTGGAACTCCCGACCGGGGCAGGAAAAACGCGCGTCGCGACGGAGACCGTGCTGCGCCTGTTCATGGAGGGCCGCCTCCAGGGTCCCGTCCTGTGGATCGCGCAGTCGCAGGAGCTCTGCGAGCAGGCGGTGCAGACGACCAGCCTGGTCTGGCGGGGCCTGGGGGACGAGCGTCCACTGACAATCGGACGCCTATGGGAGGGCAACGACGTTCACGAGCCGGACACGGAGTTCAGCTTCATCGTCGCCACCGACGCCGAACTCGACGTCGGCGTTATCCGTGACCCCGACTACGACTGGCTGAGGCAGGCCTCCGCCGTGATCATTGACGAGGGGCACCGGGCCGGTGGATCCGAGCGGTACACCCGGATTCTGAACTGGCTGGGCGTGGCCGGCCGTGGCTGGGAACGCCCGTTGGTCGGACTCTCCGCGACACCGTTTAAGGGCGCCTCCGAGTCCGCCACCAAGGCGCTCGTGAGTCGTTTCGGTGGCCGCAAACTCGAGGCGTTCGAGCAGGACAACGCCTACCGCAGGCTCGCCGAACTCGGTGTGCTGGCGCGGGTCCGACACCGCGTACTGCCGGGCATCCACGTCGATCTGCAGCCGGACGAGCGCAAGGACGCCACGAGCCTGCGCAGGCTCAAGCAGTCCGTCATGGATCGCATCGGCCGGGACCAGGCCCGCATGTCGGTACTCGTCGATCACATTCTGAGCCTGGACCCGGATTGGCCGGTACTGGTATTCACCCCGAACGTCCTTTCAGCACAGGTGCTAGCGGCGACCCTGCGGTATCGCGACGTCACCGCTGCGGCCGTTAGCGGGCAGACCGGTAGGCAGGAGCGCCGCGACATCATCGAGAAGTTCAAGAACGGTCAGATCAGAGTTCTCGCCAACTGCGACCTTCTGATTCAGGGTTTCGACGCCCCCGGGGTCCGAGCGCTGTACATCGCGCGTCCGACGTTCAGTCCCAACGCCTACATCCAGATGGCCGGGCGCGGTCTGCGGGGACCAAAGAACGGCGGGAAGGAAGAGTGCCTCATCGTGGACATGGCAGACAACTTCGGTGATCTCACCGAGATGCTTGGATACCGCGAGTACGAGGCTCTCTGGCAGGAGCATCAGCCGTGA
- a CDS encoding NaeI family type II restriction endonuclease: protein MSTVQGELFEDDPVSAALPRTLRVHRNRVLPVRPSIAGRPRMVTGPAPFRTDARPPSPDEDPEIWAVHAAIRSLDPDGVRTGYAIREALDQIYDGQRTGRWDYTQLLKTEKTHVGTLVEIWLQREFGFDDGQDLDFRIAGVDVDCKWSLNLYDWEIPQEMYSRGDKIALVIWANEYTARWASGLIRISEDVLRPPGKQRDGKRRLNDRGRDRILWISPGTDLVKNTLLHITDPRKLELIAYATRGQTAVTNLFRELTGELINRATVLTAAQQVDSAKRVRDARRKLQPEGIVIFGHYAPHPRMAAELELPVPTLGRFVSVRLYPWKPDDDEPQTEIDGSLWRRARRGDPVVPAPTLPSQGTGG from the coding sequence GTGTCGACCGTGCAAGGAGAGCTGTTCGAAGACGATCCGGTCTCGGCCGCGCTTCCGCGCACACTGCGCGTCCACCGAAACCGGGTCCTGCCGGTCCGGCCCTCGATCGCCGGCAGGCCCCGGATGGTGACCGGGCCAGCGCCGTTCCGTACCGACGCCCGTCCACCGTCGCCGGACGAGGACCCCGAGATCTGGGCGGTCCATGCCGCGATCCGATCGCTCGACCCCGACGGTGTCCGCACCGGATACGCCATCCGGGAGGCGCTCGACCAAATCTACGACGGCCAGCGCACCGGGCGATGGGACTATACCCAGCTGCTGAAGACGGAGAAGACGCACGTTGGCACACTCGTCGAGATCTGGCTGCAGCGGGAGTTCGGGTTCGACGACGGTCAGGACCTCGACTTTCGAATCGCTGGCGTCGATGTCGACTGCAAGTGGTCACTGAATCTGTACGACTGGGAGATCCCCCAGGAGATGTACAGCCGCGGCGACAAGATCGCCCTCGTGATATGGGCGAATGAATACACCGCCCGCTGGGCGTCTGGTCTCATCCGCATCAGCGAGGACGTCCTCCGTCCGCCGGGCAAGCAGCGCGACGGTAAGCGCCGGCTCAACGATCGGGGTCGGGACCGCATCCTCTGGATCTCCCCGGGCACGGATCTAGTGAAGAACACGCTGCTGCACATCACTGATCCGCGGAAGCTCGAACTCATCGCCTACGCCACTCGCGGGCAGACGGCGGTCACGAACCTATTCAGGGAGTTGACCGGAGAACTGATCAACAGGGCAACAGTACTCACCGCCGCCCAGCAGGTCGACAGCGCCAAGCGAGTGCGGGACGCTCGTAGGAAGCTTCAGCCGGAGGGCATTGTGATCTTCGGTCATTACGCGCCGCATCCGCGGATGGCCGCCGAGCTGGAACTCCCGGTTCCTACACTGGGCCGGTTCGTCAGCGTCCGGCTATACCCGTGGAAGCCCGATGACGATGAGCCGCAGACGGAAATAGATGGATCTCTGTGGCGGCGCGCGCGGCGGGGGGACCCGGTAGTGCCGGCTCCAACATTGCCCAGCCAGGGCACTGGTGGATGA
- a CDS encoding IS256 family transposase — protein MAASESVNPVDLLREQIEGASSDVLQAMIKTFVQAVMSAEADAICGAGYGQRSDERVNSRNGYRPREWDTRAGTIDLAIPKLRHGSYFPEWLLTHRRRAEQALVSVVATSYLLGVSTRRVEKLVEQLGIRQLSKSQVSEMAAHLDAQVEAFRNRPLDAAHYTFVWMDALTMKVREHGRTVNVHALIAVGVNADGGREVLGLDVASDEDGAGWLAFLRSLTARGLSGVRLVISDAHAGLVAAIGAALPGASWQRCRTHYLRNLLTKVPKSAQPWIATLVRTIFDQPDADAVRAQFDRVVTTIEAKFPAAAEHLDAARDDLLAFTGFPREIWRQIWSNNPQERLNKEIRRRTDVVGIFPNRAAIIRLVGAVLAEQTDEWTEGRRYMGLELLAKARLITIDTDQHATDQTDPTSIAA, from the coding sequence ATGGCCGCTTCAGAGAGTGTGAACCCTGTTGACCTGCTGCGCGAGCAGATCGAGGGCGCGTCGTCGGACGTGTTGCAAGCGATGATCAAGACGTTCGTGCAGGCGGTGATGTCCGCCGAGGCCGACGCGATCTGCGGCGCCGGGTACGGGCAGCGCAGCGATGAGCGGGTCAACTCGCGCAACGGTTACCGGCCTCGGGAATGGGACACCCGCGCCGGCACGATCGACCTGGCGATCCCGAAGCTGCGACACGGCAGCTACTTCCCGGAGTGGTTGCTGACCCACCGGCGTCGGGCCGAGCAGGCCCTGGTCTCGGTCGTGGCCACGAGCTATCTGCTGGGGGTGTCGACTCGGCGGGTGGAGAAGCTGGTCGAGCAGCTCGGGATCCGGCAGCTGTCCAAGTCGCAGGTCTCGGAGATGGCCGCGCATCTGGACGCGCAGGTGGAGGCGTTCCGCAACCGACCCTTGGACGCCGCCCACTACACGTTTGTGTGGATGGACGCCCTGACGATGAAGGTCCGCGAGCACGGCCGGACCGTCAACGTCCACGCCCTGATCGCGGTTGGGGTCAACGCCGACGGCGGCCGTGAAGTGCTGGGCCTGGACGTGGCCTCCGACGAGGACGGCGCCGGCTGGTTGGCGTTCCTGCGCAGCCTGACCGCCCGAGGCCTGTCCGGTGTCCGCCTGGTCATCTCCGACGCCCACGCCGGCCTCGTGGCCGCGATCGGGGCGGCTTTGCCGGGAGCTTCGTGGCAGCGGTGCAGGACCCACTATCTGCGCAACCTGCTGACGAAGGTGCCCAAGTCGGCGCAGCCGTGGATCGCCACCCTGGTCCGCACGATCTTCGACCAGCCCGACGCCGACGCTGTCCGCGCCCAGTTCGACCGGGTCGTGACCACGATCGAAGCGAAGTTCCCGGCCGCGGCCGAGCACCTCGACGCCGCCCGCGACGACCTCCTGGCGTTCACCGGCTTCCCCCGCGAGATCTGGCGCCAGATCTGGTCGAACAACCCACAGGAGCGGCTCAACAAGGAAATCCGCCGTCGCACCGACGTCGTCGGGATCTTCCCGAACCGGGCGGCGATCATCCGCCTCGTCGGCGCCGTCCTGGCCGAGCAGACCGACGAGTGGACCGAAGGACGCCGCTACATGGGCCTCGAACTACTCGCTAAAGCCCGCCTGATCACCATCGACACAGACCAACACGCCACCGACCAGACCGACCCGACCTCGATCGCCGCATAA
- a CDS encoding IS5 family transposase (programmed frameshift), which translates to MIQTWAPEDLWAVAQPLIPVAAKRPQGGGKRRADDRAVLAAIGYMVQAGCSWRKLPAALFGVSRPTVHRRFSEWTRYGLWEQIHHALLHRLNVAGGIDWSRAMIDSISVRALKGDLTGPNPVDRGKPGSKIHVLCDRRGVPLQVLISAANTPDAQLLFPLLDALTPVRGRRGRPRRRPGKLHADKAYDHKAIRAEVRRRGIAVRIARKGIESSQRLGRHRWIVESCLSWFTNNRRLARRYERKAEHFQAFADLAAILICHRRLAKITN; encoded by the exons ATGATCCAGACTTGGGCGCCGGAGGACTTGTGGGCGGTCGCGCAGCCGTTGATTCCGGTTGCTGCGAAACGGCCTCAGGGTGGTGGGAAGCGCCGGGCTGACGACCGGGCGGTCCTGGCGGCGATCGGATACATGGTGCAGGCCGGTTGCTCGTGGCGGAAGCTGCCCGCTGCGTTGTTCGGGGTGTCCCGGCCGACGGTGCACCGCCGGTTCAGCGAGTGGACCCGGTACGGATTGTGGGAACAGATCCATCACGCGCTGCTGCACCGGTTGAACGTCGCTGGTGGGATCGACTGGTCCAGAGCGATGATCGACTCGATCAGTGTCCGGGCGCTG AAGGGGGACCTGACCGGGCCAAACCCGGTCGACCGCGGCAAACCAGGCTCGAAGATCCACGTCTTGTGTGACCGGCGGGGCGTGCCGCTGCAGGTGCTGATCTCCGCCGCGAACACCCCGGACGCGCAGCTGCTGTTCCCGTTGCTGGATGCCCTCACCCCGGTGCGGGGCCGTCGCGGCCGGCCCCGCCGCCGCCCGGGCAAGCTGCACGCGGACAAGGCCTACGACCACAAGGCGATCCGGGCCGAGGTCCGCCGCCGCGGCATCGCCGTGCGCATCGCCCGCAAAGGCATCGAGTCCTCCCAGCGACTCGGCCGACACCGGTGGATCGTCGAGTCGTGCCTGTCCTGGTTCACCAACAACCGCCGCCTCGCCCGACGCTACGAACGCAAAGCCGAGCACTTCCAAGCCTTCGCCGACCTCGCCGCCATCCTCATCTGCCACCGCCGACTCGCAAAAATCACCAACTGA
- a CDS encoding very short patch repair endonuclease yields MSDRSWASSIGVRKSMQANTGRDTKPELALRRAVHALGLRYYVNRRPIKAVRRTADLLFPRLKLAVFLDGCFWHGCPEHHTIAKTNAAFWSQKVATNRRRDVDTNERLTAAGWTVIRIWEHEATTDAAARIAAAVTAMRRTPSDY; encoded by the coding sequence ATGTCCGACAGATCGTGGGCGTCCTCGATCGGCGTACGCAAGTCGATGCAGGCCAACACCGGCCGCGACACCAAGCCGGAGCTGGCACTGCGGCGCGCCGTCCACGCACTGGGCCTGCGCTACTACGTCAACCGCCGACCGATCAAAGCGGTACGACGCACCGCCGACCTGCTGTTCCCCCGACTCAAGCTGGCCGTCTTCCTCGACGGCTGCTTCTGGCACGGCTGCCCCGAGCACCACACGATCGCCAAAACCAACGCGGCGTTCTGGTCGCAGAAGGTCGCCACCAACCGGCGCCGCGACGTCGACACCAACGAGCGATTGACCGCAGCCGGCTGGACTGTCATCCGGATCTGGGAACACGAGGCGACCACCGACGCCGCCGCCCGCATCGCAGCGGCAGTGACCGCGATGCGCCGCACGCCCTCGGATTATTGA
- a CDS encoding DNA cytosine methyltransferase: protein MSQVSDRLSMIDLFAGCGGMTVGFHNEGFRPILSVEWDRAAASTYAANFGKEHTRWEDIEKIKDDEIPDADVIIGGPPCQGFSNLGTKSVEDPRNKLWKQYLRFVVKAHPQVFVIENVERFSRTNEFQLLMEEADHGILQGYKLTAGVLLAADYGVSQRRPRTIVIGSRIGEIPLPEPTHAKVPTGELRPWRTVRDAIGWVDEHPTTTELPSRETVFFEQGIRGEFSGYDIHFGRQPTTMSLERYDHIPPGGGRFNLPDHLLSRCWREKKTGTTDVMGRMRWDAPSLTIRTEFFKPEKGQYLHPQWEPNRPDRRVNRVITHYEASLLQDFPKDYKWCGSKTEIAKQIGNAVPSGLAAAIARHLKKYLH from the coding sequence ATGTCGCAGGTGAGCGACCGCCTGAGCATGATCGACCTCTTCGCAGGATGTGGCGGTATGACCGTCGGCTTCCATAATGAAGGTTTCCGTCCGATTCTCTCGGTCGAGTGGGATCGTGCCGCGGCCTCCACCTACGCCGCGAACTTCGGTAAGGAACACACGCGGTGGGAGGATATCGAGAAGATCAAGGATGATGAGATCCCCGATGCGGACGTCATCATCGGTGGGCCGCCGTGTCAGGGCTTCTCCAACCTCGGCACCAAGTCAGTCGAGGACCCGCGCAACAAGTTGTGGAAGCAGTACCTACGCTTCGTCGTCAAGGCGCATCCGCAGGTCTTCGTGATCGAGAACGTAGAGCGGTTCTCGCGCACCAACGAGTTCCAGCTATTGATGGAGGAGGCCGACCACGGCATCCTCCAAGGTTACAAACTCACCGCCGGTGTCCTGCTGGCGGCCGACTACGGGGTCTCGCAACGCCGGCCGCGTACCATCGTCATCGGGTCGCGGATCGGTGAGATCCCGCTCCCCGAACCCACGCACGCAAAGGTCCCGACCGGGGAGCTGAGGCCGTGGAGGACGGTACGCGACGCGATCGGATGGGTCGACGAACACCCGACGACCACCGAGCTCCCAAGCAGGGAGACGGTGTTCTTCGAACAAGGCATCCGAGGCGAATTCTCGGGCTACGACATCCACTTCGGGCGTCAGCCGACCACGATGTCGCTTGAGCGCTATGACCACATCCCTCCCGGCGGCGGACGGTTCAACCTTCCCGATCACCTGCTGTCGCGATGCTGGCGGGAGAAGAAGACCGGTACCACCGACGTCATGGGCCGTATGCGCTGGGACGCTCCGTCGTTGACGATCCGTACCGAGTTTTTCAAGCCCGAGAAGGGCCAATACCTGCACCCGCAATGGGAACCGAACCGGCCGGATCGGCGAGTCAACCGGGTCATCACCCACTACGAGGCGTCACTGCTGCAGGACTTCCCGAAGGACTACAAGTGGTGCGGTTCCAAGACGGAGATCGCCAAGCAGATCGGCAACGCCGTTCCCTCGGGTCTTGCCGCAGCCATCGCTAGACACTTGAAGAAATACCTGCACTGA
- a CDS encoding NaeI family type II restriction endonuclease, which translates to MVAFEDASAEGQTTAATQRTARGNPVAPVGSRCISDFTGDSHVIEQPEEDVGLQTVRRDLVGRPDLSQLIGDAVEDSIFYVLDGYRTHRFDLLDERVEADERRTVGTKLQYHLLDNLGLEKKRHPDTEIAGVPVDVKGTATTDGSQSWMIPREGQCELCLLVHVDLVRDRHRAWLMRTHRAFLHNGDGNGDRKRGISVPAFNTYSVPLYEWTPLRPNPLKGLSEPDRAVVFGSAGQETRLKALFRAAAETVIPRGVILTVCANRADPMRRVRATRVDMAREGLALLCGTWTSHRQLADVLAFDLTGEAWVAVAMSKVLGHGELTGQVLEQMRRGLRDEADRKLFEP; encoded by the coding sequence GTGGTTGCGTTCGAAGATGCCAGCGCCGAGGGGCAGACTACGGCTGCTACACAGCGGACCGCTCGAGGTAACCCAGTAGCTCCGGTGGGCTCGCGATGCATCAGTGACTTCACGGGTGACTCGCACGTCATCGAGCAACCGGAGGAAGACGTGGGTCTTCAGACGGTTCGTCGCGATCTGGTCGGACGACCAGACCTGAGCCAGCTCATCGGCGATGCGGTCGAGGACTCCATCTTCTATGTCCTCGACGGCTACCGGACTCACCGATTCGACCTGCTCGACGAGCGTGTCGAAGCCGATGAACGCCGAACCGTCGGCACCAAGCTCCAATACCACCTACTAGACAACCTTGGCCTTGAGAAGAAGAGACACCCCGACACCGAGATCGCTGGGGTGCCCGTCGACGTAAAAGGCACCGCAACGACAGACGGATCGCAGAGCTGGATGATCCCTCGCGAGGGACAGTGTGAGCTCTGTCTGCTGGTCCACGTGGATCTGGTACGTGACCGGCACCGCGCGTGGCTCATGCGGACTCATCGGGCGTTTCTCCACAATGGTGACGGCAACGGCGACCGTAAGCGGGGAATCTCCGTGCCCGCCTTCAACACGTACAGCGTGCCTCTATACGAGTGGACGCCTTTGAGGCCGAATCCACTGAAGGGCTTGTCGGAGCCGGACCGGGCGGTCGTGTTCGGCTCGGCTGGGCAGGAGACACGGCTCAAGGCGCTCTTTCGCGCGGCAGCGGAGACGGTCATCCCCCGGGGCGTAATCCTCACGGTCTGCGCCAATCGTGCAGACCCGATGCGTCGGGTGCGGGCTACCCGTGTCGACATGGCGAGGGAGGGCCTCGCGCTGCTCTGCGGGACATGGACCTCGCACCGGCAGCTCGCCGATGTTCTGGCCTTCGATTTGACCGGAGAGGCGTGGGTGGCGGTCGCCATGTCCAAAGTCCTGGGACACGGGGAGCTGACCGGGCAGGTTCTCGAACAGATGCGCCGCGGCCTAAGGGACGAGGCGGACCGTAAGCTTTTCGAGCCCTGA